The following nucleotide sequence is from Peptococcus niger.
GATTATCATAGTCCACTGTTTTTTGTAATTTTGCAGATTCGGGCAACTGAAAATCTTTTTTAAACCACTTGAGTAGAGATATTGCGATGATCGTTTCAATAAATACAACAGGGAAACTTGTCATAATAGAAGACAATTGAACAATTCGTTGACCACCAACCAAAAGTAAGCCAAATACACAGAGAACGAGTGTGACTGCCATTAAAATGCGGGTCCATTTCGGTGGTTCTTGGCCATCTTCAATACGGTCGCAACACATTTGGGCCATCGTATACGCAACAGAATCAACGGCAGTGACTTGGCTGATAAGCATTACGATAACAAGAATAGGGACGACTAATTTAGCTAGTGGCATTTGGTTAATGACGTAAGTTATTGTTTCAACGCCGCCTTTGGCTTCTAACATGGCAGGTAAATCTATATTTTTATTCATAATTAAATTAATGGTATGTCCACCGAAGGTCATATAATAAACTGAACAGCCTAGAGTGGTCGTTAAGAGCATGTTCAATACAAGTGTGCGGATTTTTCGACCACGTGAAATACGTGCTACGAATAATCCCATATACATGGCCCAAGCGAACCACCATGCCCAATAAAAGACAGTCCAACTTTGTGGAAAACCGCTTTTTGCAATAGGATCGGTATAGAGACTCATACGAATAAAGTTCTGAAATAAAGTACCAATGGAATCTGCATACTGCGATAGTAAAAAGCTGGTTGGACCTAATACAAATAAAACAATCAACATCAAGATAATTCCATACATATTCAAGTTGCTGATTTTGGATAATCCTGAATAAAGACCTCGGTAGCAGCTATAGCCAAACAAACACCCAAAAGCTGCAACAAAAATTAAATCTGTCCCCAGATTTCTAGAAATTCCCAAGTATGAAGTTCCTAAATCGCAAATCATTGGTAAAAATGTTGCGAGGGTTGTCCCAACACCACCGACCATCCCCACAATGACGATGGCATCTATAATACGACCGACAATCCCTTCAGAAGCTTTTTCGCCAATGACATCACGACAAGCAAAGCTTGGGTATAAGTACGGCTGCCGGCGGACGTACGCCATATATGCAAAGCCGACTGCAGGAATTACAAAGGTTGCCCAAGAGCTGATTCCCCAATGGAAGATGCCATAGGCTTCGCCAAATTGAGCGGCTTCAACGCTCATCGGTTCAAGGCCAAACGGTGGGGCAGCAAGATAATTGATTGGCTCTAAAACGCCCCAATAGAGTAGACCGGCTCCGGATCCACCACAAAAAAGCAAGGCAAACCATTGAAAGGTCGTAAATTCCGGCTTGGCATCAGGTCCTCCAAGTTTAATATCGCCGTATTTGCTGAAAATCAGGAACAATGAAAAAATAATACAGGCAACGACAGCAATTTGCCAGAACCAGTCTGTAGAGAATGTTAATAGATTATAAAGATCGTCTGCAAGTCCCTGTAGATTTTCTTGAAAGTACATCATTGGCCCATAAAAACAAGCAACAACGATTAATGAAAAAATCAAAACCAGCTTATTAACTTTTGCATACCCTCTTGAACGATGGGGAACTGTTTTATTCTTTGGCCTTCCCATAATAACCTCCTAGATAACTTCTGCAGCATTGATAGGTGTGACACAGCAATAATCTTTAATTAATGATATAAGTTGATGACCCTCCCTTAAGTTTGTAATGAAAAAATAAAAATATTGCTCCCATTAGTTTTGATTATATATAAATGGATTGGAGTGGGTAAGAATCATTAGTCAATATGGGATATTGAAAAAATGTATGGAGATAATCAGGCAAATTTTTGTCATAAAAAGCCCCCAAAAGTTGGATTTATAATTCCAGCTTTTGGGGGCATCCTTGTTGTGCTAGGTGGATACTCACTCTTGGATACAAGGCCATAACTCAGAATCACATTTAATCGTTTGGTTTAAAACTTCTAAGAATATTTTGCTGACTTTATCAAGTTTATATTTTGTGCTCATCACAACGCCGACTTCAAAGATTAATTTTGCATTTGAAATATGAAGAGCACGCAATAGACCACTCGTATAATAAAAATCATCGCGGCTCATAAAACGTGGAAAAAAAGCGACGTAATTGTCTTGGGCAATCATTCGTTTGAGAGATTCATTTTCATTTGTTCGCAAAACAATATTTGGCCTCTGTTCTTGTCCAAGAAGTTCACTAAGACCACCGTTATTGCGGATAAATTCTTCACGATAGGCGATGTAGGGGGCTTGCAAAGCCTCTTCAATTGTAACTGAAGAAGCATCCCAATAAGGTGAAAAAGGACCGACATATAACAAGTATTCATCCCGAAAAAGAGCTTCATAAGAAATACCTGGTGTATTTTCTAGGTTTTTATAATGGATAACAAGGCCCAAGTTTGCACTTCCGGAGGCTACTTGATTGACAGCGGAGGTGCTTTCGCAAGTTGTCATTGATAGAAGAACATCCAAATCTAATTCTTTAAGTCGGAGGATGGTCTGTGGAATAATACGATCAGAAATACATGGAATACCTGCAATGCTGACAGTGCCACCTTGTTCCGAAGCATCGACAGCGGTTTGAATTTCGTCCAAGCTATTAAAAATAATATGAACTTTTTCCAGAACAATTTCACCAGTATCGGTTAAAGAAACCCCACGGCTGGAGCGGCGTAATAAATTAGTGCCCAATTCTCTTTCCAACTTATTAATCGAACCACTTATTGTTGGCTGTGAGATATAGTTCTTTTCTGCCGCAATAGAGATAGACTTGTATTTTGCAGCTTCTGAAAAATAAAATAATTGATCAAGTTTCATAATAGTTAGTCCCCTTCATCAGATCTCTGGTTATTATTTCATAAGAAGCCAAGAATAGCAATTCAGGTAAACTAAAGGAAGCAAATACCCCATATTACAGAATGGCTATTCCGTCTTCTCGAGTTGTTTATTACAATGATAATAGAAATTAATCGATGTCTAGAGTTTTTACAGCATAAAATTAAATTAAAGGAGTGGGAAGTTTGAAACGTCAAGCCTATACAAAGAAGTTAATGGTTCTTGGCATTGATGGCATGGATCCTCGTATTGGTAAAAGATTGATGGATGAAGGCCGGATGCCAAATATGCAAAAGTTTTTAAAAGCCGGTTCTGCACGAGAAGACTTAGTTCTTTTAGGAGCCATTCCTACGATTACGCCGCCGTGCTGGACAACTTTAGCGACTGGGGCATATCCCGGAACTCACGGTATTACTTGCTATTGGCGCCAGTCGCCGGATAGCCTTGATGCTGTTGTGTATAATATGGACAGTCGCAACTGTGAAGCTGAGCAGATGTGGAACGTTTCGACGGAGGCTGGTAAAAAAACATTGGTATGGCACTGGCCCGGGAGTTCTTGGCCGCCAACCACGTCCAGTGACCTTCTTTCAGTTGTGGATGGAACGCAACCGGGTTCGGTTAATATGGGCGTTGCTCAAATGGACTGGGAAAAAATTATTGTTGCGACGTCTTCAATTGAAAATGTACAATACGCTCCTCGGGTAGAAAAGCCGGCTGGCGTGGGCTGTATTATGACTGATATTGATGATATGGTCGTTGGCGATAATGACGATGAAATGATGGAGCTTTGGTGGGGTGATGAGGCCCGAAAAGGTGGAGAGATCCGCACATATGTAGACGGGTTGGAAGATACTGAAATGATGGTTGGTGCAAAAGTTGCCTATGACATCATAAATTCTCCCTTGAAACCTGCCAATAAAGATAAATGGTGCTCAGATTTAGCAGAAGATGCTTTGGAATTTACAGTTCTCACCTCTGGTGGCGTAACACGGCGCCCGGCTTTACTTTTGAAAAATCAATCTGGCGAATACGACCATCTGGCTATATTTAAAAATAAGAAATCTTCAGAGCCTATCGTTATTGTAAAAAATAATGGAGAAATGGTTAGCGCGGTTGATGAAGTAACAAAAAATGAAGAAACAAAAGCTTGCTATCGGTCATATAAGATTTTAGAGTGTGATCCTCAAGGAAAAAATGTGCGTCTTTGGATCAGCAATGCATTGGACATTGGCAATGATATGTTGTGGCATCCGACAACAATGCATGAGACGATTTGCGAAAATGTAGGGCATGTGCCACCGGTCAGCTTAATTGGCGGCGAAGATAGCGAATTGGTTGAAAAAGTGTTTGAGCCGTCTTGGCGTCAGTATAATAAATGGCAAGCAGATTGCATCAATTATTTGATTAAAAATGAAAAATATGAAGTTGTATTTAGCCATTTGCATAACATTGATTGTGCTGGACATCAACTTTGGCACCTAGGTAAAACTTTGGCACCATGGGCACATACGGATGAAAAAGTGAATCAAAGGTTTATTGAAAAGTTTTATGAACAAACAGATGAGTATTTTGGTGAATTTCTTCATTTGTTAGATGATGACTGGACCATCTTAATTGTCAGCGACCATGGTTTGATTGTTGGGGAAGAAGTACCGCCTTTGATTGGTGAATATGGTGGTTTAAATATTCCGGTAATGGAAAATTTGGGTTATACGGTCATGAAAAAAGATGCCGACGGGAAGCGTACACAAGAGGTTGATTGGGAAAAAACCAAGGCTGTTCAAATCCGGTCTAATTATATTTATATCAATTTGATTGGCCGGGATAAAACAGGTATCGTTGACCCTAAAGATAAATACGCTTTAGAGGAACAGATTATCAACGATTTATACAATTATCGAGATCCTGAAACAGGAAGACGTGTTATCGGTATTTGTTTGCGAAATAAGGACGGGATATTATTGGGTGTGAATGGCCCTGAATGTGGAGACATTTTCTTTTCAATAGAAGAAGGATTTAATCGACTGCATGGGGATTCACTATCAACATCTCAAGGATACTTCGGTACATCGGTTTCACCTTTATTTATTGCTGCAGGAACGGGTATTAAAAAAGGCCATATAACCAAACGGACGATTCGGCAAGTGGATGTTACTCCGACTGTTGCAGCATTACTGGGGACTAGATTCCCCCATCAATGTGAGGGGGCACCGGTTTATCAAATTTTGGAGGATGAGTTTTAACCCAATTGAATTATCGTTCTTGTTAAAGCTCAAGATGTAGACTTGAGGATTATAAAAAGTCAGATGAAATAACTCTTTGTGGTCATCTTGGAGTTGTTTCTATCTGATTTTTATTTTTGTTTTACAAAATATAAAATATAAAGAAGTACTTTCTTAGAAAGCAAGAAATATCTGATAAGAATTGACGGCGGCTATAGGCCTATAGGTAAAGACAATTGTGAAAAAGCTGTCTTTTCCGTGACAGGAGGCCTGTTTTTAAGTATAATGAACATAGAAGTTATATACAATTGCTGTTAGTGATATAAAGGAGTTGACAAAATGGGACAACCGTTTATTCACCCCACCGGGGTAACGATGTACGATCCTGAAAAATGCTGGAACGGGTACAACTTGGTTGCAGCTAAAGATGTCGGCGCGGTGCTTTTTGACATGCGCGGTGAAGTGGTCCGGGTTTGGAAGGACTTAATGGGTTTTCCTAACAAGCTCTTGCCCGGCGGTTATGTGATGGGCAGCCGCGGCTTGCGGGATGGCAAGTTCGGCTATCAAGACCAAGTGGACTTAGTCCAGGTGGACTGGGATGGTAAAGTTGTCTGGAAATTCGACAAAAAAGAATACGTCGAAGATGAAGGCAACGAACCGATGTGGATGGCGCGTCAGCACCATGACTACCAGCGTGAAGGGAACCCGGTCGGCTATTACGTTCCCGGCATGGACCCCAAAACCGATAGTGGCAATACCCTGATTTTGACCCACGAAACCCTTGAGAACAAACGCATTTCCAATGAGCGCCTCCTAGATGACGTCATCATCGAAGTGGACTGGGAAGGCAACATCATTTGGGAATGGCGGGCCAGCGACCATTGGCGTGAATTTGACTTTTCCGATGCAGCCAAACTGGCCCTTTACCGCTACCCGAACATGCACTCTGTAGATGGTGGCGTCGGTGACTGGGTTCATATGAACTGCGCCAGCTACCTCGGCCCCAACAAATGGTATGACAAGGGCGATGACCGCTTCCATCCGGACAACATCATCTTTGACAGCCGTGAAGCCAACTTCATGTGCATCATCTCCAAGGAAACCGGTAAAGTCGTCTGGAAACTCGGCCCCGACTTCCAATCCAAAGAAGAACGCCGCATCGGCCAAATCATCGGGCCGCACCACACCCATATGATTCCCCAGGGACTGCCCGGCGAAGGCAACATCCTGATTTTTGACAATGGCGGTTGGTCCGGCTACGGCGTACCGTCCAACATTGCCCCCAACGGCACCAAAGTCAACGTTATGGACCGGTCTCGCGTATTGGAAATCAACCCGGTGACCAAAAAACTCGTTTGGGAACTGCGGGGCAGCGACATGATGGGCTACGGTGGCCCCGGCGTTAACGACTACCGTTTCTACAGCCCCTTGACCTCTGATGCCTGCCGTCTGCCCAACGGCAACACCTTCATCACCGAAGGGGTTGGCGGCCGTCTCTTTGAAGTCACCCCGGAAAAAGAAGTGGTATGGGAATGGATCTCCCCCTTCGGACCGGATGCCACTTATATTTACTACCGTGGCTATCGCTATCCCTACGAATACGTGCCGCAGTTGCCGAAACCGGATGAAACACCGATTCCGAAACTGGACATCAAGAAATTCCGCGTACCCGGCGCCGCTGACTGCGAAGTCAAGAACGTGGTTGAAGTAGAAGGCACCTGGGGTTACCCGGATCACGTCCAATCCTGCGTCTCTGCAGAAGATGACGATGATGCTCCGTCCAGCTTGTTCTAATAACGATACCTTTAGCCTCCGGCTTTTTGCCGGAGGTTTTTTTGTGCCTGCGCTGGCACTTGGCCCGATTACAGGTAGATGGTAAAGGGTAAGTATCAGGTAAGTATTATAATTATCTAAATTTTATAAGGGCGGGAAAGGAGAAGCTTATGGATTTACAAGAGTTATTGAAAAAAAGACGGTCCTATCGAAAATTTGATGAAAGGCGGGCCATCAGTGCGACGGACCGGGATAAAATTTTGCGGGCAGTCCAGTCGGCCTCTTCTGGCAACAATCGCCAGACCTTGCGGTTTATTTCAGTGGAAAGCCCTGAAATGGTGGCGCAAGTCTTTGATTTAACGCGCTGGGCGGCGAGCTTGCCGCCGGAGCTTGGCCAGCCGAAGCCGGGCGAGCGACCGGTTTATTTTGTCGCTGTGCTGGCGCATCAAAAGTCGACGCCTTTTGTGGATGTGGACAAGGGCTTGGCCATTTCCAATATGACGCTGACGGCGATGGATATGGGCATCGGGTCTTGCATTATCGGTAACTTTAACCATGATGCCTTGCGGGCCTTATTGAATATTGAAGACGACTATCGGTGCAATTTGTTGGTGGCCTTTGGTTATCCGGCCATCCAGTCATCCATCAAAGAAATTGATATTGATGAAGATCCGTCCTACTATTTGGATGAAGCTGGGCAGTATGTTGTGCCGAAATTTAAGACGGAGGCAATTGTTCGGCGGGTTTAAGCTTTGGCTACATGGGAGGTATTGATGAAGATAGGTGTCCTGTCAGATACGCACGGTTCTTTGACGCATACCAAAAGAGCACTGAGCTATATGCAAGATTGCTCGCATATTTTGCATTTGGGCGATGTGCTCTACCACGGCCCTAGAAATCCGGTCCATGACACTTATGCACCGGCCGAGCTGGCGGCCTATTTGGCAGACCGGCGCATTACTTATGTGCGTGGCAATTGTGATGCGGATGTAGACCAAATGGTCATCGGACAGGATCTGAGCCAAAAAGTCAGAATCCTGCAGCTGGGCTCGCTGGTCATTTATGCTGTTCATGGTTATGAAGAAAGCTTGGAAACCCGTATCCAGCGGGCGCTATCCGCCGGAGCCAATGTCCTGGCTTGGGGGCATACCCACATGAAGGTCCTGAAAGAGCTCGATGGGTTAACCTTGCTCAATCCGGGCAGCACCAGCTTGCCTAAGGACGGCAGTCATTCTTGTGCTGTTTTTGACAAGGGACGGTGGGGCTTTCATACCTGGTAGTCCTGAAATAAGGGACCAGCAGCCGGTTTTTGACAGGCCGGCTCTCGTTACCAGGCCTTTATGGATAGCGGTTGTGAGAAAATAGCTGGGGTGTGCTTGGCCAAATGGTGAGGCGGTATTGTAGGTCCTAGGCTTGAAAGGAGAATAAAAAATGACAAGGAAATATTATCAAAAAATTTTGGTTCCTTTTGATGGCTCAGACCCGTCAAAAAATGCCATTGAAGAGGCCCGTATGATGCAGAGCATTTATCCGGCGGATATAACCTTGCTGCAAGTGCTGCCGAATCCTTATGCTGACCGCGGCAGCATCGGCTATCGGATGCTCAATACGCCCTACGGTGCCAATGCTGAAGCCTATGAAGAAGCACAAGCCGAATTGAGTGCCTTAAAAGAAGGCTTTGCCCACCCGGATCAAGTCTCCCTGCTTTTGGTTGAAGGCGCTGTGGCCACAGCGATTGTTGACGTTATTGAAAAAGGCAAATATGACTTGGTCATCATGGGGTCTGAAGGCTTGGGGCAAGCGCTGAAACGGTTCCTCCTGGGCTCGGTAACCAAGTATGTTCTGGAACACGTGGATACTCCGGTTTTGGTCTTGCGCTGACCGCTTGTTTCGTTTATAAAGCCATCCTATAATAAGATAGGGGGAATTGGTATGCGGCAGGTGCTTTTACCCATTGACGCGTCTGAATCAAGCCAGGCAACGGTGGCGCTTATGAGTGACCTGGCCAAATCCTTGCCAATGCAGGTGACGCTGGTGCATATGCTTTCGTCTGTGCTATACGATGCCCTGGACAGTCGTTATCAGCGTATTTTACATGCCCATTCGCCGGATGAACAGGAGGGCATGGCGCTCCTGGAAAAGACGCGCGAAAAATTTCCCTTGGAAACGGAAGTCTCCCTTGTACTGGCGGAAGGCAATGTTTTTAAAGATTTGGCAGCGCTTTTGACAAGTGAGTCTCCGGATCTGATTGCGATTGGCTCGGGGAACTTGGATGCCAAAGTCAAAAGCGTTATTTTAGGCAGCGTCACGAGATATGTTTTAACGCATGTGGATGTCCCGGTCCTGGTGGCCGGAAAAGAAAGGTGGCGAACGGAAATGAAGCATATTTTGGTGCCGATAGATGGATCGGCCTGTGCCATGCGTGCAGTGACGGCGGCTGATGAAATGGCTGTGGCCTTCGGCGCCCGTGTGACCCTCCTCTATGTGATCCCGGATCCACGCAAGGAAGGGGTTATTCAAGGGCATGAGGCCATGCTTTTAAGCGAGGCAAAGGCCGAACCGGATGCTCGTGAAGCCCTTGAAGAAGCCCAAAAGGCTTTTACGGAAAGCATTCATACTGAAGCCAGACTGGCCAAGGGCGTGGTCAGCCGCACCATTGAAAAAGAACTGGCGAATGGTGATTATGATTTCGTCGTGATGGGAACAGAAGGCATGGGCTCTGCGCTCAAGCGCTTGCTTTTGGGCAGTGTCACGCGGCACGTTTTAGAACACGTGAAGGTGCCGGTCTTGGTGGTACGATAAGGAATAGAAGGGTATTGCTTAAGAAGAGGGGAAAACTATGGCGAACGATTATGATTTAAAAGCACCACAAATTTTACTGGATGACTTAATGGCCTTGCACAACGATGTGGTTGAAGAGGGGCGCGAAATCTTTGCCTCTTGGGAATATGCCATTGCACGCAAAGAATTCCGCCCCTGTGCCTTGAATATGGCCTATTATATGGCCCTGCGCCGTCGCAATGTGGTGGATATCCAGGAAGCCTTGTCCGCTTACGGCCTGTCATCTTTGGGCCGGGCTGAATCAAGGGTCATGCAAAACCTGGATGCCGTTGTCCAAACCCTTTCCATGGTGGCGGATGGTTGCGGCCGGGAATTGAATTATGCAGAATTGACCGATCAATACCGGGGGCGGGAATACCTAGAAGCGCAAAGTCTGGAAATTTTCGGCGAAAAACCGCCGGGACGGGATACGCATATTATGGTGACCCTGCCGCCGGAGGCTGCTCAAGACGGTAAGTTTATCCGCCGATTGATTGAAGCGGGCACGACCTGTCTGCGGATTAATTGCGCTCATGATACGCCTGAAATGTGGCAGCAAATGATTGACCATGCCCGGAAGGCAGAGAAAGATACCGGCCGCCGGGTGAAAATCTGCATGGACATTGCCGGACCGAAAACCCGGATTCGCCAGCTTTTAAGCCGGCGGCAGAATCCGGTGGTCCTGCCGGGCGACCGAATTTTCCTGACCGGACGACAAATTTTAGAGAATTTTGCCGCTTGTGACCTGGTCATTTCCTGTACCCTACCGGAAATTATTCCCCACCTGATGGAAGGGGACCACATTTATATCGATGACGGGCGGGTCATCGGGCGCGTCGTTGAGCGCCAACGGGCCGGTGTCGTGGTGGAAATTGATAAGGTCTTGAAAG
It contains:
- a CDS encoding BCCT family transporter, yielding MGRPKNKTVPHRSRGYAKVNKLVLIFSLIVVACFYGPMMYFQENLQGLADDLYNLLTFSTDWFWQIAVVACIIFSLFLIFSKYGDIKLGGPDAKPEFTTFQWFALLFCGGSGAGLLYWGVLEPINYLAAPPFGLEPMSVEAAQFGEAYGIFHWGISSWATFVIPAVGFAYMAYVRRQPYLYPSFACRDVIGEKASEGIVGRIIDAIVIVGMVGGVGTTLATFLPMICDLGTSYLGISRNLGTDLIFVAAFGCLFGYSCYRGLYSGLSKISNLNMYGIILMLIVLFVLGPTSFLLSQYADSIGTLFQNFIRMSLYTDPIAKSGFPQSWTVFYWAWWFAWAMYMGLFVARISRGRKIRTLVLNMLLTTTLGCSVYYMTFGGHTINLIMNKNIDLPAMLEAKGGVETITYVINQMPLAKLVVPILVIVMLISQVTAVDSVAYTMAQMCCDRIEDGQEPPKWTRILMAVTLVLCVFGLLLVGGQRIVQLSSIMTSFPVVFIETIIAISLLKWFKKDFQLPESAKLQKTVDYDNQGHAIQGQVSLTSQENLSSSCEESM
- a CDS encoding LysR family transcriptional regulator; protein product: MKLDQLFYFSEAAKYKSISIAAEKNYISQPTISGSINKLERELGTNLLRRSSRGVSLTDTGEIVLEKVHIIFNSLDEIQTAVDASEQGGTVSIAGIPCISDRIIPQTILRLKELDLDVLLSMTTCESTSAVNQVASGSANLGLVIHYKNLENTPGISYEALFRDEYLLYVGPFSPYWDASSVTIEEALQAPYIAYREEFIRNNGGLSELLGQEQRPNIVLRTNENESLKRMIAQDNYVAFFPRFMSRDDFYYTSGLLRALHISNAKLIFEVGVVMSTKYKLDKVSKIFLEVLNQTIKCDSELWPCIQE
- a CDS encoding alkaline phosphatase family protein — encoded protein: MKRQAYTKKLMVLGIDGMDPRIGKRLMDEGRMPNMQKFLKAGSAREDLVLLGAIPTITPPCWTTLATGAYPGTHGITCYWRQSPDSLDAVVYNMDSRNCEAEQMWNVSTEAGKKTLVWHWPGSSWPPTTSSDLLSVVDGTQPGSVNMGVAQMDWEKIIVATSSIENVQYAPRVEKPAGVGCIMTDIDDMVVGDNDDEMMELWWGDEARKGGEIRTYVDGLEDTEMMVGAKVAYDIINSPLKPANKDKWCSDLAEDALEFTVLTSGGVTRRPALLLKNQSGEYDHLAIFKNKKSSEPIVIVKNNGEMVSAVDEVTKNEETKACYRSYKILECDPQGKNVRLWISNALDIGNDMLWHPTTMHETICENVGHVPPVSLIGGEDSELVEKVFEPSWRQYNKWQADCINYLIKNEKYEVVFSHLHNIDCAGHQLWHLGKTLAPWAHTDEKVNQRFIEKFYEQTDEYFGEFLHLLDDDWTILIVSDHGLIVGEEVPPLIGEYGGLNIPVMENLGYTVMKKDADGKRTQEVDWEKTKAVQIRSNYIYINLIGRDKTGIVDPKDKYALEEQIINDLYNYRDPETGRRVIGICLRNKDGILLGVNGPECGDIFFSIEEGFNRLHGDSLSTSQGYFGTSVSPLFIAAGTGIKKGHITKRTIRQVDVTPTVAALLGTRFPHQCEGAPVYQILEDEF
- a CDS encoding aryl-sulfate sulfotransferase, producing the protein MGQPFIHPTGVTMYDPEKCWNGYNLVAAKDVGAVLFDMRGEVVRVWKDLMGFPNKLLPGGYVMGSRGLRDGKFGYQDQVDLVQVDWDGKVVWKFDKKEYVEDEGNEPMWMARQHHDYQREGNPVGYYVPGMDPKTDSGNTLILTHETLENKRISNERLLDDVIIEVDWEGNIIWEWRASDHWREFDFSDAAKLALYRYPNMHSVDGGVGDWVHMNCASYLGPNKWYDKGDDRFHPDNIIFDSREANFMCIISKETGKVVWKLGPDFQSKEERRIGQIIGPHHTHMIPQGLPGEGNILIFDNGGWSGYGVPSNIAPNGTKVNVMDRSRVLEINPVTKKLVWELRGSDMMGYGGPGVNDYRFYSPLTSDACRLPNGNTFITEGVGGRLFEVTPEKEVVWEWISPFGPDATYIYYRGYRYPYEYVPQLPKPDETPIPKLDIKKFRVPGAADCEVKNVVEVEGTWGYPDHVQSCVSAEDDDDAPSSLF
- a CDS encoding nitroreductase family protein, with translation MDLQELLKKRRSYRKFDERRAISATDRDKILRAVQSASSGNNRQTLRFISVESPEMVAQVFDLTRWAASLPPELGQPKPGERPVYFVAVLAHQKSTPFVDVDKGLAISNMTLTAMDMGIGSCIIGNFNHDALRALLNIEDDYRCNLLVAFGYPAIQSSIKEIDIDEDPSYYLDEAGQYVVPKFKTEAIVRRV
- the yfcE gene encoding phosphodiesterase, with translation MKIGVLSDTHGSLTHTKRALSYMQDCSHILHLGDVLYHGPRNPVHDTYAPAELAAYLADRRITYVRGNCDADVDQMVIGQDLSQKVRILQLGSLVIYAVHGYEESLETRIQRALSAGANVLAWGHTHMKVLKELDGLTLLNPGSTSLPKDGSHSCAVFDKGRWGFHTW
- a CDS encoding universal stress protein, with the translated sequence MTRKYYQKILVPFDGSDPSKNAIEEARMMQSIYPADITLLQVLPNPYADRGSIGYRMLNTPYGANAEAYEEAQAELSALKEGFAHPDQVSLLLVEGAVATAIVDVIEKGKYDLVIMGSEGLGQALKRFLLGSVTKYVLEHVDTPVLVLR
- a CDS encoding universal stress protein, which produces MRQVLLPIDASESSQATVALMSDLAKSLPMQVTLVHMLSSVLYDALDSRYQRILHAHSPDEQEGMALLEKTREKFPLETEVSLVLAEGNVFKDLAALLTSESPDLIAIGSGNLDAKVKSVILGSVTRYVLTHVDVPVLVAGKERWRTEMKHILVPIDGSACAMRAVTAADEMAVAFGARVTLLYVIPDPRKEGVIQGHEAMLLSEAKAEPDAREALEEAQKAFTESIHTEARLAKGVVSRTIEKELANGDYDFVVMGTEGMGSALKRLLLGSVTRHVLEHVKVPVLVVR
- a CDS encoding pyruvate kinase; its protein translation is MANDYDLKAPQILLDDLMALHNDVVEEGREIFASWEYAIARKEFRPCALNMAYYMALRRRNVVDIQEALSAYGLSSLGRAESRVMQNLDAVVQTLSMVADGCGRELNYAELTDQYRGREYLEAQSLEIFGEKPPGRDTHIMVTLPPEAAQDGKFIRRLIEAGTTCLRINCAHDTPEMWQQMIDHARKAEKDTGRRVKICMDIAGPKTRIRQLLSRRQNPVVLPGDRIFLTGRQILENFAACDLVISCTLPEIIPHLMEGDHIYIDDGRVIGRVVERQRAGVVVEIDKVLKEKGVRLKAEKGLNFPDADIPIDIITDQDRQALDFICQHADMVAVSFVKDARDIVLVQEELAERMGDRADEMAVIAKIETLAGVNNLPEIIVQGAGKNPFGVMIARGDLAVEVGYIRLAELQEEILWICESGSIPVIWATQVLETMVKSGIPTRAEMTDAASSRRAECVMMNKGPHIFEAVETLAAVHERMMHNVSKKAAKLRALNIAIKLWPESDELEESREGY